The genomic interval CAGCAATAATTGATTTAACTTCGCGATTGATTCCCGATTAACCTTATCAATATGATCGCGTAATATTTGCAAGCGCGATTCTTGGGATGTTCCCTCTACCTCACCGGATGCAAAAGCGTGTTTCTTATATTGCTCAATACTGCGGTTTTTCTCTTCTAAAATCTGCCGATAATTACTCGCCGCTAAAAGTTGCAATAAATTCCCCTGACGAGACTCTCCAACCGCATCAAACCCTTCCTCATCCACCCGAATCAACCCAATTAACGAATTCCCCGCCATAATATTAAAATCAATATTCGGCAGAGGTTCCAATTCCTCAACCTCCTGTGCAGAGGAAACCAACGCCAAAAATAAGCGTAACTTGGCAATTTCTGTCGCCTCCTCCATGATGTCCACCCCATAGAGGTTGTCGGTAATAATCCGCTTTTTGACAAAATAAGACAACGAGGGATGGTTCTTTTCTACCTCAGCGAGCCATTTTTTCAGCCGTCTGTCACCCTTTAACTTAACCGTGCCAATGACAGCCGTATAGACTGAGATTAGCGTCTTCATCGCCGCCACCAGGAACGCACCCGAACCGCAAGCCGGGTCAAGTAATGATAGATTGGGAAGGATGTCATGGATTAAGCGATCGCACAGAGTTGCATCCAACTTAATCAGCAGTTCGTTAATATCCTCAAACTGGCGGTCACTAGCGCTGTTGACCCGATCTAGAATAAGCTTGTTGATAGTGCGATCGCACAAATACTCCGTAATCTCAGGACGAGTATAATAGGCCCCAAACGCCTTCTGATTAATATACTTCTCAAAAATATACCCCAACACATCCGGGTTAATCTCATCATCCTTCCCCCCCGGAGTATCATCCAAATTCCAAGAATACCGAGAAAACAAACCTAAAATTTTCTCAAACCCTTCATCAGCGATCGCAATACTCGGATAATCTTGCTCAATCCGATGCTTGAGAAATAACCCCCCATTCAGGTATTTTACCCGACCAATTAACGCCTGTGCCTCTGGTTTACGCTCCGCCTCTGGTTTAGCAAACCCTTCAAAAAACAGCGTTTGGAGAAACTCCCTAAAAAAGCAATCCTCTCCCCGCTGCTGACTCTGCTTCAGCTTATTTTGTAAATAATCTAAATCCCCATTATCAATAAACCCCTTCCGCTGCAAAAAATAAACAAACATCAAGCGATTCAGAATCACCGAAGTATACCAACGACGGTCAACTTCATTTTCAATTCCCCGAATAAACTGTAAAAATATCTGATGTTCTTCTTGGAACTCCTTATAAAACTTCTTCGTAACTCTCTCAACATCAAACCCGCTTTGTAACTTCTGAGCAATTTCAACAACCGACGGTTCACTAACTTCCAAATCCGCGATATCAATCACCAAGCTACCCAGCTTCCCCAAAAACAGATCGCCAGGTTGACCCTTAACATACAAATGGTCGCGAAAATAACGCTTTGTCCCCTCTCGCTTCACCCAATACCAAAGACTACGAGTGCGTTCTTCATCCACAAAAATCAGCAAGTTTTCCGCAATTCGTTCGGTAATTTCTTTATGAATTGCACTCCGTTCTTTAGCCTCTGGAATCTTGCCATCCTCCGCCATCACTTCAAAGACAACAACTCCAGATGCTTCAGCTATTCTTTTATATTGATAACTTTTCTCTTCAATCTCCAGCGACAAAGCTTTCTTAGTCGAAGGTTGCGACCATCCTAATACATCAATAAACAACTCGCTAAAGTCGAAATCATACAATAAATCACGAGTACGCGAAAAATCGAGAGCCATTATTAATTACTCCTAAAACTTTAACCACTCAAATAACTCGTTTGCTGATAGCTGCAAATCTGCCAGCACGGACAACACAGGCAACCTGTCATCTCCTTGCTTCACCTCCGGCTGCTGTTGTGGTTGATAACTAATGATCATGCGGTCTTGTGGGTCAATCATCCATCCTAAACTCGTCCCATTATTTAAGTAAAAAAGTATCTTTTCTGTAACTCGCGAATCAGTCTGGTCTGGTGAGAGAATTTCTATGGCCCAGTCGGGATAAATTTCAATTCGATTTTGTGGCTCTCCACGTTCATCAAGCGGAATTCTATGCCATAAAAAAACAGCAATATCAGGAACCAATGAACGTCCGCCAAAGGTGCAACGCAATTCAGGGAATGCATAGACTATTTTTTGGGGTTTGCCGACTTTATTAATGGCCGACGACAACTCAAATTGCAGTATACTGTGCTTGATTTGAGGCATTGGTTTTTGATAGATTCTCCCGTCGATATACTCACTAGCAGGTTTTGTTTCTGGCAGCTCTAGAAACTCCGCCAGCGATAATTTGAGCGTTGCATCTGTTGAAGTCATAATTCCTTTAACCTGAAATCTCTAATACAACCAACTAAAAACATCCCCAACCGAGAGGTTCCAATCTCCCAATACTTCAAGAACAGGTAATTTTTCATCCCCATATTTCACTTCCGGTAATTGATTGGGTAGAAATACCACTACCGATTCATCTTCAGGTTCAATAAACCAACCCAGCTTTGTCCCATGTTTTAAGCAAAATGTAATTTTACTAATGACCCGACTTGGTGATTGTTCGGGAGAAAGAATTTCAATCACCCAATCGGGAGGAATTTCAAACTTATTAGCAATTCTGCCATTAGGACGGCGAGGGATGCGCTGCCACTCAAAAACAGTAATATCCGGCACAATTGCGCGATTCTCAAATGTACAGCGCAATTCTGGAAACGCACAAGCTAACTGCTGCGGTTTGGCAACCTGATTAATGGCAGCGATTAAAGAACCTTGTAAAATACTATGTTCTCCTTGAGCCATTGGTTTCTGGTATATTCTCCCATCAATATATTCACTAGCAGGTTTAGTTTCTGGTTGTGCCAAAAACTCTTCTAAGGTGATTTGGGTAATGGGTTCTGTCGTTGAAGTCATGGCAGTTGCCTAATTTTGTGATTGAAACAATCCTAACGAACAAATAATTTGCGGCTCTTGCATTTGACCCTCCTCATGCACCAAACCCAGACGGTCATCTAAATAAAGAGCAACCACCAATTCTGCTAACTGTTGGTCATCAATCCCACTCTTGAGAGAACGATTCAATCGGTCAACCGCTGACTGTCGCAATGGATAGCGGTAAATTTGGTCAATTGCCTTGAGTAAGTCAGAAGTGACTAACAACGGCATTTCCTTGGCATAGCGCTTGAGCCGTTCGTAAGTCCGAAACCTCGCACCCGAAGGACGGCCTAATTGACCCCCTGCACTTTTCTCTTCCTCAGCAATTAACTTTGCTCCCTGTTCGACTAAATCGTGATGTTGAGAATCGCGAGGAATAGCCTTGGTTTCCGGTTCGCACCGCGCCATCCGCAAAATCTCAAACTGAGACTGAGTAACACTTTCACCTTCCCGATTGATCCAAGCTAACGCATCATTGCCTTCTGCGGTTTTCATATACAGCAATACCCCTTCCGGCTGAGTCGTGGTGGGAATATGAGTGCGAGTGGAATATGCCACATTTTGCAAATTTTCAATCGTCTTTTTCAGAGTCGGGTTATTATCGGTGGCATTCTTCCAAATTTGATACGCCTCCGAGGTTAAGTCAACTTCGCTATCTTCATCTCCATCTAGAATCCCCGATTTTTCGTGATAAAGATCCAGCATCGTCTGCTCATTAGCATCATCCTCAAAAAAGGCTTCATCCGTACCCACCACTTCCGCATTTTCCTGAAGCCGCTGACGCAACCGACCCCGCAAGTTAATAATTCGCTCAACTCCATCTACGGGTAAAAAGGAGTAGCAGAGAATCTTTTCAGCCATTTGACCAATCCGGTCTACCCGGCCTGCCCGTTGAATCAGGCGAATAATTGCCCAAGGTAAGTCATAGTTAACGATAATGGCGCAGTCTTGCAGGTTGAGTCCTTCACTCAGAACATCGGTAGCAATTAAGATTCGTAATTCATCAGCCGCAGAGATAGATTTATCGTTACTGACGGGACTGAAGCGCCAAGCCACTCCCGCCGGGTCAGCCGAATTCCCCGTTACTCCTTCAACTCGGTCAATACCCCGGTGCTTGAGTTCTGCGGTCAGATAATGCACGGTATCGGCAAACTGCGTGAAAATCAGCACCTTCTTTTGAGGATGAACATCGCACAGGAGTTCGATTAAGGCTGCCAACTTTTGGTCAGTCGTCGCATCCCAACCCCCACATTCATCCAGCAGACTCATTAAAGCTTGAGCGTCTGAGTGTAAATCCTGTTTCAGAGATGGCTTAAATAACTTCGGTCGGAGCCATTTGAATCGACGCTGGTAACGAGTAGCATACTCTTGGTAAACGGCGGCGGCGCGTTGGCGATACTCCGCTTCAGTTCGGGACAAAACCTGCTCTGGCGCTAGTTCCTCGTCCTCTTCTGTTTCTGGGTCGAGCAATGTTCCGGCTAAAGAATCTAAGTCCTCATCGTTATTTCGAGTATCTAGGAGTGCTGCTTCTTGAGCGCCAATGGGTAACGGTAAGTCCTGCGCGATCGCGTGCAGAAAGATATAATTCCGTAAAATATGGCGATCGAGCGACTGAATGAAGGCCGGCCCGCCACTTTCTAGGCGTTTAAATAGGTTCGTGCGACAAAACCCCATTAGCCGCTTCCCAGCACGAGATAATCCTTTAAGCTGCACTGACTCAGCAGTAGTGAGCGATTTGCTTTGAGCCGACTTCACAGACACCGCGTAGTTGCCTAAGCCGTATCTCGGCAAGTTCAAAGAATTGAGGATTTTAACCACATCCTCTGAGTAAAGGGCAGCATAGGAATCATCATCCTCACCCATGCCAAACTTGACGGTTTGGGGTTGGCGACGGGGAAAGTAAGACCGCGTACCGTTAGGAAATTCCAGATATTTGCGTCTTTCGACTTGCTCCCCCTTATTAAGGGGGTTGGGGGGATCGCTCTTAGCATAGTTATCCTGAATGAAACTGCGAGTTCGGCGCACCATGTACAGCCGCATGAGTTCTCGCCAATCGTCAGGATATTCGCTCTTTTCAAATGCAGCAAGGGAACGTACTGGCGCTTGGTGTTTGCGGCTGAACTCAAGTTCTCCCCCTAACTCACTCAGCAGTTTTTCCGGCCGTATCCCTAAATCCTTGTCCTCTGGTACAAATAAGCGCAATTGATTGGATAAGTCGAGGTAGGTTTTGTTATAGGGAGTGGCAGTCAGCAGAATGCAGCGGCTCTCATTGAGCGCGATATACTCCTGAATTGCCCGATAGCGCTTGCCCTCACGATTCCGTAAATTGTGGCTTTCGTCAATCAGAACCACGCGATAACGGCGTTCATTGGGTAATTCGCTCTGCACTCGGCTAATAGAGAGAACTTTTGCCCGCAGTCCATAGCGGTAAACGTAGTCTTCCCACATAGACACGAGGTTTTTAGGGCAAATAATCAGGGTTTCTAGGAAAAAATCTTCTTCTAAAATCTTGGCTAAGGTTGTTGCAATTAACGTTTTGCCTAAACCCACAACATCCCCCACCAATACACCCCCCCTGCGGTTGACGTGACGCGCAGCAATCTGAACAGCGGCTTCTTGGAATTTAAACAACTGACCCTTAACATCGCGGGGAATTGGATATTGGGAGAGTCCTGCTCTTGCTTCCTGAGAGAGGTGGTAGGCAATTTTTAGATAAATATAGTAAGGGGGAATCGGCTTTTCTCTGGCCCAACTGTTATCAATGATCTCAACAAGTTCTTGGGAAATATCGATACACCAGCGATCGCGCCAGCGGTCATCAAACCATTTCTGGAGCTTTTGACAAGCATCATGATCTAAAACATCAACATTCAACTCTCCCTGGTGTCGCAACCCTGACAATGTAAGATTGCTACTTCCCAAAAAACCGATCGTGGGGTTATTGATGTCAGACCGATGAACAAGGTAAAGTTTGGCATGAAGCGGATGTTTTAGAAAGAGTTTGACCATCACTTTTTGAGTTTTGATCTGCTGACTCAGCCGACGCAAACCCGCCTCATCTTTATTGGTTGGTGCGCCCCAAGTCAGTTGTTCGCAAAACTCTTGAGCAATTTGTTTCTTGTAACGAATCACTCCACTATTATCAATTCCGGTCTCTTCGTTACCGAGTGCAAAAGAGGAATGAACTTCATCTTTTGGCAACCGTTGCATTCCCACTAACAGACGACAGCAAGCTCTTTCTCCGCCAGCAAATTGCTCGATTAAATCGTCAATTTCGCGCCAGCCTCTAAGATTAAAGTAGCCAACACAGAAGTCAGCCTGCTGTGAAATTTGCAGCGTGTTCCGTAAGGTTGGCAGCAGGAATTGTTCTATATTGTCAAAGATGCGCGGCATTAGGTTTATCCTTATCCCCTAGAGTCTAATTCATCAAGTAACTGTGTCAACCCTCCAAGTCTGACTCTTACTTCAACGTTTAATCAGGGTGATTTTATATGAGTGTATGAAGCGAAGCTAGCACATCAAGATCGAGATAGGGAATGGATGGAATGGTTACACTTTAGCCTTAGTCACAAACTCGATCAAAAGCGAATACAGAGGCTAAGGCGATCGCATCTGTTGCAACCCATCGGTAACTCTCCTTAATTTGGAAGCAGGGTTTTCTCGATTGGGCCAATTAACCCACTCCAGACGGTACCTTGATGATGGGCGCGATCGCGATAATGGCGATCGCCCTTAATACCAACAAAGATCCTCAAGAACTGGTCAAAAAATGTCTAGAACTCCGTCTCAATAATTGACTCACCTTCAACAAAAGGATTAACAATTCTCAGGCATTCGGATACAATCAGCCCATTCTGCATATCTTCCGAGTCAAGCGTGTCAATGCCAGCTTCTAACGCACAAGCAATAATTAAGCTATCCCAGAACGAGAAATTGTAACGTTGGCGAAGTTCAGACGCATTCATCAAAATCTGGCGACTCAACTCAATCACCTGACACCCTTCATAAAAATCCTGAACAAGCTGCTGAATTTCTGCCTCGTCTAACAATCCTTTCTTAATTAAATTGACACAAACTTCATTAATCACTTGAGTGCTAACAGCAACCCCTTCTCTATCAATCAAAGAACGCGCAATTTGCTGTTTGCTTGTTCCTGCTTCTGTCTCCAAAAACGCATAAAGCCAGATATTCGTATCGAGAAAATATCCGCCACTAACCCCGCTCATGTGCCTCTTCTCTACTTAGGGAAACAAAGGTCTTGAGTTTAATTGGATTATTGATTAATCGGGCGATACTTCCTACAGCAGCAGTTCTTTTTTGTGAAGTCACCGTAATCTTCACCCTTTCAACACCTGCTAACATCTCCTGATATTCTTCAGGAACTTCTATCTGTCCATCTCGTACCCTGGCTGTAAATTCCACTGCTGACATTTTCTCCTCCCTGCTCAACTAATTGAGACAACACCAGCATCAACTCAACTTTAAACAAGTATACGAATTAACTCCGCTACAGACCAAGCTTGAGCCACTGCGCCTTGGGGAGAGTGGGGACTATCGCCGTCAAAGATTTCGGAAACTGAACCTAAACAGGCTTGGGATTGAAAATGGTCTAGAAACGGTTGCAAATCTACCGGAAGTGGTTCGTTGGGGTAAAATCGCCGCCAACTGCGGACAAAGGGGCCGATTAACCAACTCCAGACGGTACCTTGATGATAGGCGCGATCGCGATAATGGCGATCGCCGATATAAGTTCCCTGATAGGCTGGATCTTGCGGATCGAGACTTCGCAAGCCATAGGGCGTTAACAGCCGTTGTTTGGCAACTTGCAACACCGAACGCGCCTGTTGTTCGGGAAAGCCGCAATGCTGCAACGATAGGGCGATAATTGCATTGGGACGAATGCGCGGATCGGGACGGTCGTCTGGGGCAATGGTATCGTAAAAATAACCTTGGGAACGATTCCAAAATTTAGACAGAGAACGCTCTACTGTATGCGCGTGTTGCTGGTATCGCGCCGCCCGGTTGGTATCCCCTAACCGCTGCGCCCAAGCGGAAAGCCAGCATAATGCAGAATACCACAGAGCATTAATTTCTACGGGCTTCCCCTGACGCGGCGTAATCGGTTCGCCATCGAGTACCGCATCCATCCAGGTGATTGCTATTCCACTCCCCTGCCAGGTTATTAACCCATCGGCGGCATCTCGGCAGATATGAAATAAGGTTCCGGCGGTAAACCCTTTATAAATTTGGCGGGCGGTGGGATAGTGTTGTTCGAGGAAGTCCCAGTCTTGGGTGGCTTCTAAATATAGCCCTAGGGTTTCAATCCACCATAGGGCGGCATCGATACTGTTATAAAGGGGTTCGCTATCGCTATCGGGGAAGGTGTTGGGAATTAACCCCTGTTTGCAATAGCGCCCAAAAGTGTCTAACAAGCCTCGCGCCAATTCGTAACGTTGCGTCGCTAAGGCTAAACCAGGTAAGGCAATTAGGGTATCGCGTCCCCAATCATTAAACCACGGATACCCGGCGATAACGGTTGGCCCATCAATGGAAGCGCGATAGGCAATAAACGCATCGCTTGCCCGTAACAGTTGCGCCCAAAGGGACTCTGATATCTTAATTTGGGGTTGAATTCCGGCAAATAGCTTCTCCAAACGTTGGTGTTCGGCAGCAACGGCGGCATCAAAGTCTAAAAGCTTGATATTATTGCCGACTTGTGCTAGCAGCGTGACACTTTCTCCCGGTTGCAAGCGCACTGTTAAATAGCCGGGACTGTAGAGGTCTTCGCGATCGCCTAAACCGCGCCGTCGCTCCTCTGGATAATAATAGTTCCAATACCAAAACTCATCAACGCTATATTCCCCAGCACTCCAAGCCAACTGCCAAGGGGTTCCCGGCCGATCCTTGTGCATCGCTTGCAAGTCGAGGTGTTGCGGGTGGGGAACTTGGGTAAAAATCGTCTCAGCATCGCCCGATTGCTGATGGTGGAAATTGCGATCGCCAATCAGCAGCCGCAAGCGCAATACCGCCGCCTCCGTTCCCTGGTAGGTATAGCGAACCAAAATTTGATTTTGCGCCCCCTTCCCCCAGCCATGCGGCATCCATAAACCGCGCTTTAACTGCCAATTCCCCTCCCCCCATTGCCAACAGGGATAGGGATGCGCCTGGAAATCCTGTAAGAGGCGATAGCCCAACGGCGAAACCTCTCCCCCCTGCCAGAAATTCGTGCCTAACGCCCACACCTGGCCGCCAATTTCCAAACTCGCCTCTAAATGAGAAAGCAGCAATGTGCGATCGCCCGGAGGGTTCAGCGCCGCCATTAACCAACCGTGGTAGGTTCGCGATCGCGCATCGCCAATTGTCCCACTCGCAAACCCTCCCAAACCATTAGTCAGCAACCATTCCCGCGTGTCTAGTGTATCCATGCGTTGAGACATCCCATCGAGAGTGCGAATTGTGATATAGTCATAATCGTTATGACTATGATATAGTTGTAACAATATGTAAAGGAGATACGACTCATGACTTTAAGCTACGAATCTCAAGGATGCTTGCGTGTTGGACAAACTGCGCCCGACTTCACAGCTACAGCCGTTGTCGATCAAGAATTCAAAACGATTAAGCTGTCTGACTATCGTGGCAAGTATGTTGTTCTCTTCTTCTATCCCCTAGACTTTACCTTCGTTTGCCCCACCGAGATTACCGCATTTAGCGATCGCTTTGACGAATTCAAAGCCGTGGGTACAGAAGTTCTGGGTGTCTCCGTCGATAGTGAATTTTCTCACCTCGCTTGGATTCAAACCGATCGGAAATCCGGTGGCGTTGGCGACCTCAACTACCCCCTAGTTTCTGATATCAAAAAAGAAATCAGCGCCGCTTACAACGTCCTCGATCCCGAATCTGGCGTAGCCCTTAGAGGTCTATTCATCATCGACAAAGACGGCGTTATCCAACACGCCACCATCAACAACCTCGCCTTTGGTCGGAACGTAGACGAAACCCTGCGAACCCTGCAAGCCATCCAATACGTGCAAGCACACCCCGATGAAGTTTGTCCCGCAGGTTGGCAACCGGGCGACAAAACTATGAGTCCCGATCCCGTCAAGTCTAAAGTGTACTTCGCTTCTGTATAAATCAGACTGACGTAGATCGAGATCGTTTAAAATTGACCCCAACACAACAGATTGCCTTCAGTCATTTGTCGTGTTGGGGTCAATATTTTGACTGGGAAAATAATCAAAATGCTAACTTCTACCGATTTTCGCGGCTTACTCAACCAACGCTTCTTCAAAAACTTCTTTCCCGTTCCCGCCACCAGTCCCCTCAGCCTCGGACAACCAACTCCCGGTTTTGCCTTAACCGATGTCACCAATGGCGATCGCACCGTTAAACTAACCGACTATAAAGACAAACAACCCGTCATTCTCGCCTTTACCCGCATCTTCACCGAAAAGCAGTATTGTCCCTTTTGCTTTCCCCACATCAAAGCCCTCAACGAGAACTACGAACAGTTTACCGAACGCGGCATAGAACTGTTAATGATTACCAGCACGGACTTGCAGCAAAGCAAAACCGTCGTCAAAGACCTTAACCTAAAAATGCCCCTCCTCAGCGACCCCACCTGTCGCGTCTTCCAAGCCTACCAAGTCGGCCAAGCATTAGGCGCACCCCTACCCGCCCAATTTGTTATTGACAAATCGGGTATTTTGCGCTACAAGCATCTCTTCTCCTTCCTCGACCACAACGCCAACGTAGAAACGCTGCTTTCTCAGTGCTGCTTTCTTAGTGCTGAGTAGAAAGTGCTGAGTGCTGAGTGAGAAGAGGGTGGGGAGGTGAGGGAAGAGAGGGAGTTGGGAATTAGGAGTTGGGGGTTGGGGGAAGAGAGGGAGTTGGGAATTAGGAGTTAGGAGTTGGGGAACAAGAAATAGGAAAACTTGATAATTATCAACTCAGCACTCAGCACTCTTGAACCCACTCAGCACTCAGCACTTTACACTCAGCACTCTGTTCCCTTACAGTCGAATCTGAGACAAATTGCTGCGGGGGTTATGGGTGCGGCTAGAGCGGATTTTCTCGTAATATTCTCGCTCTACCGTGCTTAACTCTTTGGGGGTGACAATATTGACTTTGACCAATTGGTCGCCGCGTCCGCCTTTGGGGTTGGGCCAGCCTTTACCGCGCAGGCGCAAGGATTGACCGGAACGAATGCCCGCAGGCACGTTCACCGTCACATTGCCTTCAGGAGTAGGGACTTCAATGCTCGCCCCCAGAACGGCTTCATCGGGCGCAACAGGCACTTCACAGACGAGGTTATCGCCTTCAAATTGGAAGAAAGAATGGGGTTGCAAGTCAACTTTGAGATATAAGTCGCCCCGTTGCGGACCCATTGAGTTGCCTTTACCGCGAACTCGAATCCGACTGCCAGATTTGGCACCGGCGGGAATGCGAACGGTGAGGTTCTCTGTCCCTAAGCTGAAGCTTTTTTCGACGCCGTGAAAGGCTTCAGAGAAAGTGAGGGAAAGGTTGGCTTCTCGGTCTAGATTAGCGGAGGTTGCACCGCCAAAATCATCGTAACCAAAGCCTGTCGGGCCGCTTCCTGGAGAACGGTAATAGGTGCGTCGAGAAGCACTAGGGCCGCCAACGCCCCCACCCCCACCCATGCGACCTAAGAGTTCGTTAATAAACTCATCAAAGCTACCGTATTGGCTAAAGTCAAAGCCCCCAAAGTCTACTCCTGGGCCTGCGCCACCCCCCGGCCAACCTCCGGCGGTCCCGTTACCCGCGTGCTTCCAATACTGACCAAATTGATCGTATTTGCGGCGCTTGTCGGGGTCTGAAAGCACTTCATAGGCTTCGTTGACTTCTTTGAAGCGGGCTTCGGCTTGTTTGTTACCGGGATTCATATCCGGGTGATATTTGCGGGCGAGTTTGCGGAAGGCTTTTTTCAGCTCATCGCTACTTGCCGACTTACTGACTCCTAAGATGTCATAGTAATCCTTGAAATCAGTTGCAGCCATGCGGTTATCTCCTTGAGTCTAAAAACTTAGTGTAGGAATATTTATAGATTCAGATTTAGCCTATCAAAGGAAGTCTAATCTGGAAGTTCGGTTCTAACGCCTTGAGGCGATCGCAATTTCCGAACTTACCCCGAATTATTTTGAGTCAGGCGAACCAATTCATCAAGCCCTTCAGCCAGGGAGGGAGGGGCATCGCTCAGTTGACGGTGCATTTGTAGGACAATCTCTTCAGGAACTTGCCGAGAGCGTTCTCGGTTGCGTTCTAAGCACACAGCTAAGGGAATATCTAGCCAAATTCCGGTAATTAAAGTAAATCCAGATTGACGCGCTAGAGCGATCGCCTCTTGACGATAGCTACGTTTAGCATTGGTGGCATCATACACGGTTGGAGCTTGTTGTTGCACGGCTTGGTGAAATTCCCGTTCAACTTGCCGCCAAACTTGCATCCAGGAACCCTGAAAGCCCTCATCGCCAAAGAGTTGGGCGCGAATCTCGTCAGTAGAAACCAGTTGATAGCTTGGACAGTTGGCTATCAACTGGCGAGCAAAAGTAGACTTACCGCTACCGGGAAGACCAATCAGTAAAATGAGATTAGAAGGCATCCGCGCGCTGGATTCAGATTGTTCCACTTGCCCAGGTTGCCTCCTTACTCAAACAACTCAAACAGGACATCAATACGACCTGGTATTTAGTCTATCGCCGTAATTTTGCTCCATTAAATGGTCGTGTGATCCGGAATCGTCGCATTTTTCATGACGACGACAATGCCATTGCGGATGTAGAACCCTTGATCTTCGCGTTCGGCTTCCTCAACGCGGTCTTTGTTGATAATTTGGACGTGACGACCAATGCGAGCATTTTTATCCACAATAGCGCGGCGAATGGTGGTATCTGAAC from Desertifilum tharense IPPAS B-1220 carries:
- a CDS encoding AAA family ATPase; translation: MEQSESSARMPSNLILLIGLPGSGKSTFARQLIANCPSYQLVSTDEIRAQLFGDEGFQGSWMQVWRQVEREFHQAVQQQAPTVYDATNAKRSYRQEAIALARQSGFTLITGIWLDIPLAVCLERNRERSRQVPEEIVLQMHRQLSDAPPSLAEGLDELVRLTQNNSG
- a CDS encoding DnaJ C-terminal domain-containing protein — translated: MAATDFKDYYDILGVSKSASSDELKKAFRKLARKYHPDMNPGNKQAEARFKEVNEAYEVLSDPDKRRKYDQFGQYWKHAGNGTAGGWPGGGAGPGVDFGGFDFSQYGSFDEFINELLGRMGGGGGVGGPSASRRTYYRSPGSGPTGFGYDDFGGATSANLDREANLSLTFSEAFHGVEKSFSLGTENLTVRIPAGAKSGSRIRVRGKGNSMGPQRGDLYLKVDLQPHSFFQFEGDNLVCEVPVAPDEAVLGASIEVPTPEGNVTVNVPAGIRSGQSLRLRGKGWPNPKGGRGDQLVKVNIVTPKELSTVEREYYEKIRSSRTHNPRSNLSQIRL